The nucleotide window TCCGTTTTTATGTTTGTATAGAAACCTTGACAAAATCAACCTGCTCTTAGTCAAGAAACCTATACAAAAACCCTTTAATTGAGTCAAAAGAGGGTAAAGAATGGATAGTAGAATGAACTTAAACAGTACCCTTCGAATGCTCAAAAAAATCACCGTCTTTATACTGCTCAGCTTAATTTTGTGTGCCGTTTTACAGCAATTAGCCGACGCTCAAACAGCCCCAGCTTCGGTTACGCGAGAAATCAAGATTTTAGCCGACGGCACAGTAGAAGACTCAGACCCCGTAACCCCACTCATACAGGCAGGTGACACCTACACGTTTAGCGGCGACATTTACGGGCGCATCGATGTTGAGAAAAACGACATCACTATTGACGGCGCTGGATACTCGCTGATTCAGAGCGGAGACAAAGATTTCGCGCTCATGATTGGCGGGATAGCTGGGCTTGAACTTCCCCGAATCAGCGGCGTAACTGTAAAAAACATGCGCATTGTCGGCTTCCACTACGCAATTTCTCTACATGGACGAAGCGATGTGGTATCTAATGTAACTGTGACTGGCGGCACAGACTACAACGGAGTGGGCATCTGGGTTGATGGTTCAAGCCACACTGTTCAAGTCTGCAAAATAGTGGGCAACAAGGGCATGGGCATACTGGTTGACGCCAACTACACAACAATCTCTGACAACATCATCTCAGACAATGGTAACTTTGGCATATACTTCTATGACACAGCAGGCACGCTACGAAACAACACCTTCAACAACAATATAGCTGGCCCGTTTCATATGGATGAAAACCAGATGCGGCACGCTGGTCAACCCTTTCGCATAACTTCAAACGACATCGACCCCTCAAACACCGTGGACGGCAAGCCCGTGTACTACTGGGTTAACGAACACGACAAATCTCTGCCCTCAGAAGCTGGCTACGTGGTTTTAGATAACTGCACAAACATAATCATAAACGGCCTCTCAATCTACAGAAACCCAACAACTTACCCTGCATATCAAACCTTCGCAATCAACCTAATCCGCTCATCCAACATCATAGTAAGAGAAAACCGCTTAGAGAACACGGGCATCTGGTGCAGCTACTCCTCCCAAAACATCATCCTAACCTACAACATACTGATTGGCGGGAGCATAAACACGCATGCCTCCAACACCTCCATCCTCATGAACACAATAACTTTCCCCAATGGAACAGCCATTTCGCTTGGTGGACAACAGGCAAAGGCAACTGTGGCTAAGAACATACTATCGGGTTGCGGCGTAGGCATAAGTTTGCAATCTTGCGACTTATCAAGAATAATCCAAAACAACATAAGCAACTGCAACATTGGCATAGACATTTTCTCCTCAAACAACAACACCTTCACCAAAAACAACTTCCTAAACAACACACAGCAGGTTTCCGAGCAGCACTCCGCCTTGATTTGGCCCCTGACCCAGTACTACCAATCCCTAAACAACAACTGGAACGGCAACTACTGGAGCACTTACAACGGCATAGACACCAACGGCGATGGGATAGGAGATACACCATATGTTATCTTTGAGAACATCACCGACTATCAACCGCTAATTTCACCCTTCGATATCACTGCTCCAATTCCCGAGATACCACAGGGCACAGCACCGCCCATGCCGACCCCAACCCCTTTGACCACGGTTTCCCCGACCGCTTCACCAACACCCACCACGGCGATTAACCAAACAACAGAAATCCCACCGACTGCTCTGTATATCCTTGCTGGTATAGTGGGAATTATGTTAGCCGCTGCAGGCTTGATTATCTATAAAAAGAGACAAAAAACTGACCACCAGCTGTCATCAAGTTTTGGGTCAGCGATGATTGACGATTTCTCACAGCCTAACGCTCGAAGCCGTCGCCTCACATCATCCCGACACTAAAATGTGTCAAGCAGGGATTTATCCATTTTGATTATCTTGTCTCGTAAAATATAAGTTAAAAAAATAAGCTGCAAACCATGATTATTTCAGGCTTATCCTTGGTTAATTAACGACACTTGACGAATCTAAATCCTTAAACTATTGTAGAGGTAGGATAGGTAATGCGTGTTGTTGCGGAGGTGAAAAAAGATGATTTATGAAGAGGAAGATGAATGGGAAGAAGGCGAAGATGAAGAATGGGAAGAAGAAGAATGGTAAACTAACCGCCTGAAAAATTGCTTTTTCTTTTAGTTATTTCTTATGTATGAAGCGTTTTAGGCTTCCTTTTGGGTTTATATTTATAACTTACTTGTTGACTTCATTTAACGAAGTTTAGCCATGACGCGAATCGCTGTATTAGACGCTGACAAGTGCAAAGTCAAAAAATGCAATCACCTCTGCGTAAGCTTCTGCCCCATGGTACGCAGCCGAGTGGAAGCCATCAGAGTCGAAGGCAACAAAGCCGTAATCTCCGAAACACTCTGTAGTGGATGCGGCATCTGCGTCAAAAAATGCCCGTTTAAAGCCATCAGCATCGTCAACTTGCCTGA belongs to Candidatus Bathyarchaeota archaeon and includes:
- a CDS encoding right-handed parallel beta-helix repeat-containing protein, with protein sequence MDSRMNLNSTLRMLKKITVFILLSLILCAVLQQLADAQTAPASVTREIKILADGTVEDSDPVTPLIQAGDTYTFSGDIYGRIDVEKNDITIDGAGYSLIQSGDKDFALMIGGIAGLELPRISGVTVKNMRIVGFHYAISLHGRSDVVSNVTVTGGTDYNGVGIWVDGSSHTVQVCKIVGNKGMGILVDANYTTISDNIISDNGNFGIYFYDTAGTLRNNTFNNNIAGPFHMDENQMRHAGQPFRITSNDIDPSNTVDGKPVYYWVNEHDKSLPSEAGYVVLDNCTNIIINGLSIYRNPTTYPAYQTFAINLIRSSNIIVRENRLENTGIWCSYSSQNIILTYNILIGGSINTHASNTSILMNTITFPNGTAISLGGQQAKATVAKNILSGCGVGISLQSCDLSRIIQNNISNCNIGIDIFSSNNNTFTKNNFLNNTQQVSEQHSALIWPLTQYYQSLNNNWNGNYWSTYNGIDTNGDGIGDTPYVIFENITDYQPLISPFDITAPIPEIPQGTAPPMPTPTPLTTVSPTASPTPTTAINQTTEIPPTALYILAGIVGIMLAAAGLIIYKKRQKTDHQLSSSFGSAMIDDFSQPNARSRRLTSSRH